ATCCTTGACAAACTCTCAGAGGAACTTTCCGAAGATGAGCTCAAGATTGTCAAGATGGATGTGGATGAAAATCCAGCTACAGCACGCGCCTTTGGTATCATGTCTATCCCAACCTTGCTCTTTAAAAAAGACGGTCAAGTCGTCAAGCAGCTAGCGGGTGTCCATACAGCCCAGCAGATTAAAGCGATTGTGGCAGACTTGGGATAAGGTGAGTGGAAGATTAAATTAGACCTATTTAAAATTGAGGCTGCTCTGGTTATAGAGTGGTCTTTTTTATTGCGATTGTAACAATAAGAAGTCAATTTAAAAAATTTGTTCGAAAATTCACATTTTAAGGTATAATAAGTAGAAGTATTTTTTCCAATGGGTCTCGTTAGGGAGTCGGGTTATTTAAAACATGATGGGAATGTGGTAATGTTAATGATTGAGTTGCTAAAACATCTTTTATTTGTTTTTATGATTTTTACACCATTTGTTGCCCCAGCTGTTTTTTGTTTCTTTGTGGGGTGGATGATTCCTAGAGAGCAGATAACGCAAAAAAGAATCATACTAGTACTAGCCTTGTTGATTCCAATTTTGCTTTTGATTTCCTATTGTGCTCCTCAGATTTTAGGACTGGTTTTTTGGAGTCTGATTTGGTTTTTCATCGGGCTGCTGCGAATGAAGAATTATACTAAGTCACAGTACTGGACAAGATGGCTTATATTTATCGCTTGTTTTAGTGCCTATATTTTACTTTATCTCCGCTTTTTTGGATCGCTTTATTTTTATTAAACTTAAAAATCAGCTTGAAGATTTGCTTCAAGCTGATTTTGTTTATTCTTTATTCCCCCAACTCCTCGCTGTATGCAATAATCTGATCAACTGTGTCAGACAAGAATTGGATGGTATCACGGAGTGGTTTGTCTGTTGAGATATCCGCTCCGATAATCATAGCTGACTCAAGCGGAGTCTTGCTGCCGCCAGATTTGAGTAGTTCCAGCCAGTCACGGGCACCATTTTCGTCATTTTTCAAATGTAGGTAGCCAGCAGTAGAGATGACTAAGCCTGCTGAGTAAGTGTAGCTGTAAAGCCCCATGTAGTAGTGGGCTTGACGCATCCAGGTCAGGGCAGCATCGTCGTCAATCTCAACGGCATCCCCCCAGAACTCTGTCAAGACTTCTTTCATGATAGCGTTGAGTTTGCTTGCGCCAAAGGTTCCGCCTTCTTCAATCAAAGTATAGACCTTGCGTTGGAAGGCAGCTTCCAGCAAGTGAGTAATGAAGTTGTGGAAGTAAGTATCCGTCAGACGGTGAGCCAGGGCAAAGCGTTTCTGGCGTGGGTTATCAAATTGGCGCTCCAGATAATCACTGAGCAGGAGCTCATTAAAGGTAGATGGTGCTTCCACATAGTAGGTGGACATGTGGGCGTTGAAATAGCTTTGGTGATTGTCTGAGAAGATAAACTGACCAGAGTGGCCAATCTCGTGAATCAGAGTGTAGACATCACTCATACGGCCAGTCCAGCTCATAAGGACATAAGGGTGAACCCGATAAGGATCCGCAGCATAGCCTCCAGAGTCTTTTCCGGCATTGGCTGCAAAGTCTACCCAGCGTTCTTCCTTATAGCGAGCAACTTCTTGACAATACTCTTGCCCGAGTGGCTTGACTGACTTCATGACCAGGTCATAGGCATCGTCAATGCTGACTTCGGGATTGAGCTCGCTGTCCAAGTCTAGCTTCCAGTCGGCAAGAGTCATTTTTTCAAGTCCGTTTACCTTAGCGACATGCTTGAGGTATTTCTGAGCTACTGGGGCAAATTCGCTCATAATCAAGTCGATCTGCCGGTCAAACATAGAGCGATCAACTTCTTGCTCTGCCAGTAAGTAGTCAAAGACAGAGTCATAGCCCTTCATGTCAGCCAGCAATTTTTCGGACTTGACCTGAGCCAGATAGGCAGCAGCGGCAGTGTTTTGGTGCTGACGAAGTCCTTCTGAGAAAGAGCGAAAAGCTTTTTCGCGGATTTCTGCATTTTCATGGTTTTGATAGAAATTCTCATAGGTGACAAAGCTGTTTTTGTAAACCTTGCCGTCTACTTCAAAGTCAGCCATAGCAAAGTCGCCGGCCCGCATCTTGGTGTAAATATCCTGTGGACTGTAAAAGACTTCACCTAGATTGGTCAAAGCTTTTTCGACATCCGCTCCCAGATAGTGGGCTTTTTTGATTTTAGCCTGGCGAATGGCTGAAGTCAGATGGGGCTCTTGGCCTAGTTTTTCTAAGACAGCTTCATCTGCACCGACCAGGGCGTCGTCAAAGAAGTTGAGTGCGACATTGGCTTCCGTCTCAAACTCCATAGCTGCTTGGGCAATCTGCGCAAAGCTCTCGTTACCAAAGTCAGTAGTCTGAGGCATAAAGCCGTAGTTGCCGATGTGGCTGATTTGGATATAAATCTGCTCTAACTCAGCAAAAGCCCGTTCAAAATCTTCGAAAGTGCTAAGCTTGCCTTGATAATCACGGACAAATTTCTGGATGTCCTCTCTGGCCTTTTCAATGGCTCGTAGGAAGTCCTCCTGGTCTTGGTAAAGGGCTGTTAGGTCCCAGAGTTCATTTTCTGGAAATTCAGAACGATGTTTTTGTTCCATAGTCTACTCCTTTTGTCGTATATAGAAATAGTATAGCAAAAAATCCCCCAAAATGTCTTTGGGGGAGAAGGATAAGTCAGTAATTTTTAGATGTTTGTCATTTGAGTATAAAAGTCAAAGTTTCTTTGCGGCAATCTTTTTAAAAAGCAGTAGATAAGATAAGAATACGAAAATAACCAAGCCCAATAAAAGGGTAAAGACGTTTTGAGTTCCTTTTGTCATATTGGGAGCTTGATTGGCGATGACAGCTGTGACTGCAGTACCTATAGCGCCCGCAAAGGTTTGGGCCAGTTGAAACAGCGCGGTCGTATCTGCAGTCTTTCCTTTATCAACTTGAGTCGTCGCTAGGGCAAGTGTGTTATTAAAGGCCATGTTTCGCCCCAAGGTAAAGCAAATATAAATCGCAATAACAGCTGTTAAGGTGAGTTCTTTTGTAAAGATAAGGAGCAAGAGTACAGCAAGGAAAAGAAGAGAATTTCCTGTAAAAAGGGTTGGTTTCGGACCTTTTCTATCATAGAGTTTACCAAATACAGGAGAGAGAAAGGCTCCGAGCATGGTTCCTGGAAGTAGTGCGAAGCCTGCCTGAGCGGTTGAAATGTCTTTTTCTATGACCAGGAAGTTGGGAATCAGAAAGTTGGCCGATAGGTTGATAAATTGAAAAATAAAGAAGGGTAAAATAGCCAATAAGACCGTTGGTTGCCTTAAGATACGAATATCTAGGAATGGATGATCGATTTTCAAGCTCCGATAGATGAAGCAAGCTAGTGGCAGTAGGCAGAGAGCAAGATAGAGCCAATCGATATGTCCTTCTTCTAAGCTAGAGATGGCTACAATGGCAAAGACGAGTGAGCTTGCTAGGAGAAGAAATGAGAGGAGATCAAAGGCGCGTTTCCTAGACTTCTCGGAATTTCTTAAAAAGAAAAAGCCAAGAATAAAGGAAATGATTGGGACAGGAAGAATAAAGGTATAAATCATATGCCAGTCAAAACGACTAATCATAAAACCACCGTAAGTCGGCCCAATTGCTGGTGCTAGGCTGACCACCATCCCAGACAAGCCCATATAGGTTCCAATTTTTTGCTTAGGAACACGCTCAACAATCAAGTTAAAGAGCAAAGGAATGGCTAATCCAGTAGCTCCTCCTTGCAAGATTCTCCCTACCATCAAGATGGGAAAGCTGGAAGCCAGCATGGCAATCAGCGTTCCCAAGCAAAAGTTGGCCAAAGCGGTAAAGAGAATGGTTCTCTCTTTCCAATTGTGGGCTAAGGTCGCTCCTAAAGTAATCGTAATGGCCACTGCTAACAAATACCCTGTTGTAATCCATTGCAGCGTTCCCAATCCTAACCCAAAGACCTTGCTTAGGTGCGGGAAGGTTACATTCATACTAGTTTCAGATAAGATGCCTGCAAAGCTGACTAAGGCTGTCGCAAGGAGCGAAAAAAAATCTTTCTTTTCAACTGTTTGATGTTCTGGCACGATTGTCTCCTTTACATGTTTGAAATGAGTCACTGTATTTATTATAAAGCAAGAAGTCCTCTTTGAAAAGTGAATAGTGGCTATACCGCCATCCTATTTGACGAATCGAAAGGGAAAAAACGAACTCTGACAGCCAACTATAATCAGCTATAGAAAAGAAAAATAGATTTTCAGTACTTTTATAGAAAAAAGCCATTTCCAGTCTTTTTCTTTTGCCTGAAATTGTGGTAAAATAAGGTCTGTACGTGCTTGATACAAAGATGAGGATATAATAAGTTGCTAAGACCATGATATCAAAGCTAAAATTCTGAGAAGGTTAGTTGTCAGCTGTGATTATACTATGAGCTTTTGACGGTCTTAATATCTTGATCTTTGTAGCCAAGGCGTATGAAAAAATTTGAGCATGTGCTCGGCAAGGAGTCTTTATGACAAAACAAGTTTTTAAAACCGTTTTTGCAGGTCGTGAGCTGGTAGTTGAAACCGGTCAGGTTGCAAAGCAGGCAAATGGCAGCGCCGTTGTTCGCTATGGAGAAAGTACCGTTTTAACTGCGGCTACTATGTCCAAAAAGATGGCTACTGGTGACTTTTTCCCATTGCAGGTCAACTATGAGGAAAAAATGTATGCGGCTGGAAAATATCCTGGTGGCTTTAACAAGCGCGAAGGCCGTCCGTCAACAGATGCGACTTTGACTGCCCGCTTGATTGACCGCCCAATTCGTCCTATGTTTGCGGAAGGCTTCCGCAATGAAGTTCAGGTTATCAATACTGTTCTTTCTTATGACGAAGATGCTTCGCCTCAAATGGCTGCTATGTTCGGTAGCTCTCTGGCTCTTTCTATCTCAGATATTCCTTTTAACGGCCCTATCGCAGGAGTTCAGGTCGGCTATGTAGACGGTGAATTTATCATCAATCCTAGCAAGGAACAAAAAGAAGTTTCACTTTTGGAACTGACAGTGGCTGGTACCAAAGATGCTATCAACATGGTAGAGTCTGGAGCCAAGGAACTGACTGAAGATATCATGTTAGAAGCCCTTCTCAAAGGGCACGAAGCGGTTAAAGAATTGATCGCCTTCCAGGAAGAAATTGTCGCAGCAGTCGGCAAGGAAAAAGCAGAAGTAGAATTGCTGCATGTTGATGAAGAGCTGCAGGCAGAGATTGTCGCAGCCTACAACAGTGACTTGCAAAAGGCTGTTCAGGTAGAAGAAAAGCTGGCGCGCGAAGCCGCAACTCAGGCTGTCAAAGACCAAGTCACAGCAGTTTATGAAGAGAAATACGCGGATCACGAAGAATTCGACCGCATTATGCGGGATGTGGCTGAAATCTTGGAGCAAATGGAGCATGCAGAAGTGCGCCGTTTGATTACTGAAGATAAGGTCCGTCCTGACGGCCGTAAGGTTGATGAAATCCGTCCGCTGGATGCGGAAGTGGATTATCTGCCGCGAGTTCACGGTTCTGGTCTCTTTACTCGTGGTCAAACCCAAGCCTTGTCTGTCCTGACTCTGGCACCAATGGGCGAAACGCAAATCGTGGACGGCTTGGATCCAGAATACAAGAAACGTTTCATGCACCACTATAATTTCCCACAATACTCTGTCGGTGAGACAGGCCGTTATGGGGCTCCTGGCCGTCGTGAAATTGGACACGGTGCTCTTGGGGAACGTGCCTTGGAGCAAGTTTTGCCTAGCTTGGAAGAGTTTCCTTACGCTATCCGCTTGGTGGCAGAAGTCTTGGAGTCAAACGGTTCTTCCTCACAGGCCTCTATCTGTGCGGGGACTTTGGCTCTGATGGCAGGTGGTGTGCCGATTAAGGCACCGGTTGCCGGAATTGCTATGGGCTTGATTTCAGATGGCAGCAACTACACAGTTCTGACGGACATTCAAGGTTTGGAAGACCATTTTGGCGACATGGACTTTAAGGTAGCTGGTACCCGCGAAGGGATTACCGCCCTGCAGATGGATATTAAGATTGAAGGAATTACAGCGGAAATCCTGACAGAAGCTCTGGCTCAGGCTAAGAAAGCCCGCTTTGAAATTCTGGACTTGATTGAAGCGACAATTCCAGCTCCTCGTCCTGAGCTAGCTCCAACTGCTCCGAAAATCGACACTATCAAGATTGATGTGGACAAGATTAAGATTGTCATCGGAAAAGGCGGGGAAACCATCGATAAGATCATCGCTGAGACCGGCGTTAAGATTGACATTGATGAAGAAGGAAATGTATCCATCTACTCCAGTGATCAAGATGCGATTAATCGTGCTAAGGAAATCATTGCTGGCTTGGTTCGCGAAGCAAAAGTGGACGAAGTTTACCATGCCAAGGTTGTTCGAATTGAGAAATTCGGTGCCTTTGTCAATCTCTTTGACAAGACGGATGCTCTGGTTCACATTTCAGAGCTGGCTTGGACTCGGACCAACAACGTCGAAGATGTCGTACAAATCGGTGATGAAGTGGATGTCAAGGTGATCAAGATTGATGCCAAAGGCCGGGTAGATGCTTCCATGAAAGTATTGCTGCCGCGTCCACCAAAGTCTGATAAACTGAAACATCATCATGACAAGGGACATCATCCGCGCAAGGAGCACAAGGGCCATAAGGACCATCAAGAAAGCCCTAAAATAGAAAAATAAGAGGTCGCTTACCCTGTAGACCTCATCAGAAATCGGCAGAGACGAGCCTAGTTCTCGTCTCTCCTTGTTTAGAGAAGGAAGGAGGCCAGCATGGGTTGGTGGAAGGAATCCATTGATATTGTAAAAGAAAATGACCCGGCGGCACGAACGTCGTTAGAAGTCTTGCTAACCTATCCAGGCATCAAAGCTTTGGCGGCCCACCGCCTCTCGCATTTTTTGTGGCGGCACGGCTTCAAGCTGCTGGCGCGTATGCACAGTCAATTCTGGCGTTTCTGGACCCAGATTGAGATTCATCCCGGCGCTCAGATTGAGTCAGGTGTCTTCATTGACCATGGCAGTGGGCTGGTGATCGGAGAGACAGCCATTGTGGAGAAGGGGGCCATGCTTTATCACGGCGTGACCCTAGGCGGTACGGGCAAGGATACAGGCAAGCGACATCCGACCGTGCGTCGAGGTGCCTTGGTCTCTGCTCATGCCCAAGTCATTGGACCGATTGAGATTGGTGAAAAAGCCAAGGTTGGAGCCGGTGCAGTTGTAGTGGCAGATGTTCCAAGTGATGTGACAGTTGTTGGTGTACCAGCGAAGATTGTTCGTGTCCACGGTAAGAAAGACGAGCCAACCATTCACGAGGTAGAAGAGAAGCGGGAATATTATCTAGACAAGCTAGAGCATGCCCGCGAAGCCAGTCACCATTCATCAAGTCTTTAGAAAAGGTTGGCAAAGTTATCGAAGTGAAATATGACAGGAGGAACCGACATGTCAGATTTATCAGATGCTATTTTGAACCAGGTAGTCCTTGAACTGAAAGAGCGCTTGGACGGTCCTGCCAAGGAGCGCTTTATCAAACTACCGCTTAGCCACCAGCGCGAATGGGCTCGCTATATCAGTGAAGCTAAAAAAGATGAGACCAAACTGCGTCGCATAGAAAAGATGAAGGTGGATTTGCTGAAGCCTTAAAGAAAGAGAAGTTATGCTATTAGAGGAATTTGAAGATGTAGCAGCAGTCATTGAGCCAACAGATAGGCAGATTATTGACAAGGGTGAGGTGTGCGAAACCATCATCCTGTCCTTTAATGGAGAAATTCTGAAACGTTTGATTGAGTCAGAGGAAGTCTATCCAGGAGGCTATTTGAAAAGCATAAACGGACAGCATCCATGGTATATTTATGGCCAAGGACCTAGCAAGCTAGCAGTTATGTTGGCTCCAATTGGGGCTCCCATGATAGTTGGCCAGCTGGAGGAGTTGGCGGCTAGAGGCTTCAAGAATTTCATTATTCTAGGTTCCTGTGGCGTTTTGGATCGCTCAATTGAGGCGGATAAAATCATCCTGCCGGCTGCTGCTTTGCGAGATGAAGGGACTAGCTATCACTATGCCCCACCGGGTGACGAAGTAGCCTATGACGAGTCTCTGCTGATCGAGCTGGAAGCCATCTTTGACAAGCACAATATCGAGCATATCCGCACCAAGTCTTGGACGACTGATGCCTTTTATCGAGAAACGCCTGATAAGGTCAAGCGTCGCTTGGCTGCTGGAGCCAAAGTGGTGGACATGGAAGCTTCAGCTATCATGGCTTGGAGTCAATTTCGCAAGAGTAAAGTCTATCAGTTCTTCTACACAGCTGACTATGTGGATCATCATAACCGAACCTGGGATGCCCGCCATGAAGAGCGGACAGCTGATGCCATGACTTTTTTCACTATCGCTTTGACAATAGCAAAGGAACTAGAAAGGTAACTACAAGAATGGCAGTATATTTTTACGGCTGTATCACCATGGATGGCTACTTGGCAGACAGCCAGCACAGGATAGACTGGCTGCATCAGCTTGGTTCTGTAGAGGATACAGGCTATGATGACTTTTACAGGCAAATGGATATCACCATCATGGGCAAGCGGACCTTTGAGGAAATCCAAGATTTGCAAGATGTAGAAAGTTTTTATCAAGCTACGGAAAACTATGTCTTTACGCATGATAGGCACCTGCCTGTCAGCAATTACCAGCCAGTAGCTGGGGATGTGGTGGACTTTATTCACCAGATTGACAAAGGCAAAAATGTCTTTGTGATTGGTGGTAATTCCTTGGTAGGACCGCTCATGGATGCGGATCTTTTCGACCACCTCATTATTCAGATAGCGCCCCTTATCCTAGGAAAGGGGGTTCCCCTCTTTACCCAAGAGGAAGGGCAGCGCTTTTACCAACTGGATAGCCTCAGACAATTTGGCCCTTTTGCAGAGCTGGTTTTCAGCCGAAAAAGTCAGAAATAGAGAAGGGAGTGGACCGCATGATTAAAATTTACGACACCATGACCCGCAGCCTACGTGAATTTGTGCCCATTGAAGAGGGCAAGGTTCGCATGTATGTCTGCGGTCCGACGGTTTATAACTATATCCATGTCGGCAATGCCCGCTCAACAGTAGCTTTTGACACGGTTCGTCGCTATTTTGAGTATCGGGGATTTGAGGTCAACTATATTTCCAATTTTACAGATGTAGATGATAAGATTATCCATCGAGCTAAGAAAGAGGGCATTACTCCCAAAGAAGTGGCTGACAAGTATATCGCAGCTTTTCATGAGGATGTGACGGCCTTAGGAGTCAAGTCGGCTACTCAGCATCCGCGCGTGATTGACTTTATGGAGGCAATTATTGACTTTGTGCAGACTTTGGTGGACAAGGGCTACGCCTATGAGTCAGAAGGCGATGTCTACTTCCGAGTCGAAAAGTCTCACAATTATGCCAAACTAGCTAACAAAAC
This window of the Streptococcus sanguinis genome carries:
- the trxA gene encoding thioredoxin; this encodes MVKAITDATFEQETKDGLVLIDFWATWCGPCRMQGPILDKLSEELSEDELKIVKMDVDENPATARAFGIMSIPTLLFKKDGQVVKQLAGVHTAQQIKAIVADLG
- the pepF gene encoding oligoendopeptidase F — translated: MEQKHRSEFPENELWDLTALYQDQEDFLRAIEKAREDIQKFVRDYQGKLSTFEDFERAFAELEQIYIQISHIGNYGFMPQTTDFGNESFAQIAQAAMEFETEANVALNFFDDALVGADEAVLEKLGQEPHLTSAIRQAKIKKAHYLGADVEKALTNLGEVFYSPQDIYTKMRAGDFAMADFEVDGKVYKNSFVTYENFYQNHENAEIREKAFRSFSEGLRQHQNTAAAAYLAQVKSEKLLADMKGYDSVFDYLLAEQEVDRSMFDRQIDLIMSEFAPVAQKYLKHVAKVNGLEKMTLADWKLDLDSELNPEVSIDDAYDLVMKSVKPLGQEYCQEVARYKEERWVDFAANAGKDSGGYAADPYRVHPYVLMSWTGRMSDVYTLIHEIGHSGQFIFSDNHQSYFNAHMSTYYVEAPSTFNELLLSDYLERQFDNPRQKRFALAHRLTDTYFHNFITHLLEAAFQRKVYTLIEEGGTFGASKLNAIMKEVLTEFWGDAVEIDDDAALTWMRQAHYYMGLYSYTYSAGLVISTAGYLHLKNDENGARDWLELLKSGGSKTPLESAMIIGADISTDKPLRDTIQFLSDTVDQIIAYSEELGE
- a CDS encoding MFS transporter, giving the protein MPEHQTVEKKDFFSLLATALVSFAGILSETSMNVTFPHLSKVFGLGLGTLQWITTGYLLAVAITITLGATLAHNWKERTILFTALANFCLGTLIAMLASSFPILMVGRILQGGATGLAIPLLFNLIVERVPKQKIGTYMGLSGMVVSLAPAIGPTYGGFMISRFDWHMIYTFILPVPIISFILGFFFLRNSEKSRKRAFDLLSFLLLASSLVFAIVAISSLEEGHIDWLYLALCLLPLACFIYRSLKIDHPFLDIRILRQPTVLLAILPFFIFQFINLSANFLIPNFLVIEKDISTAQAGFALLPGTMLGAFLSPVFGKLYDRKGPKPTLFTGNSLLFLAVLLLLIFTKELTLTAVIAIYICFTLGRNMAFNNTLALATTQVDKGKTADTTALFQLAQTFAGAIGTAVTAVIANQAPNMTKGTQNVFTLLLGLVIFVFLSYLLLFKKIAAKKL
- the pnp gene encoding polyribonucleotide nucleotidyltransferase, with translation MTKQVFKTVFAGRELVVETGQVAKQANGSAVVRYGESTVLTAATMSKKMATGDFFPLQVNYEEKMYAAGKYPGGFNKREGRPSTDATLTARLIDRPIRPMFAEGFRNEVQVINTVLSYDEDASPQMAAMFGSSLALSISDIPFNGPIAGVQVGYVDGEFIINPSKEQKEVSLLELTVAGTKDAINMVESGAKELTEDIMLEALLKGHEAVKELIAFQEEIVAAVGKEKAEVELLHVDEELQAEIVAAYNSDLQKAVQVEEKLAREAATQAVKDQVTAVYEEKYADHEEFDRIMRDVAEILEQMEHAEVRRLITEDKVRPDGRKVDEIRPLDAEVDYLPRVHGSGLFTRGQTQALSVLTLAPMGETQIVDGLDPEYKKRFMHHYNFPQYSVGETGRYGAPGRREIGHGALGERALEQVLPSLEEFPYAIRLVAEVLESNGSSSQASICAGTLALMAGGVPIKAPVAGIAMGLISDGSNYTVLTDIQGLEDHFGDMDFKVAGTREGITALQMDIKIEGITAEILTEALAQAKKARFEILDLIEATIPAPRPELAPTAPKIDTIKIDVDKIKIVIGKGGETIDKIIAETGVKIDIDEEGNVSIYSSDQDAINRAKEIIAGLVREAKVDEVYHAKVVRIEKFGAFVNLFDKTDALVHISELAWTRTNNVEDVVQIGDEVDVKVIKIDAKGRVDASMKVLLPRPPKSDKLKHHHDKGHHPRKEHKGHKDHQESPKIEK
- the cysE gene encoding serine O-acetyltransferase, whose product is MGWWKESIDIVKENDPAARTSLEVLLTYPGIKALAAHRLSHFLWRHGFKLLARMHSQFWRFWTQIEIHPGAQIESGVFIDHGSGLVIGETAIVEKGAMLYHGVTLGGTGKDTGKRHPTVRRGALVSAHAQVIGPIEIGEKAKVGAGAVVVADVPSDVTVVGVPAKIVRVHGKKDEPTIHEVEEKREYYLDKLEHAREASHHSSSL
- a CDS encoding YdeI/OmpD-associated family protein yields the protein MTGGTDMSDLSDAILNQVVLELKERLDGPAKERFIKLPLSHQREWARYISEAKKDETKLRRIEKMKVDLLKP
- a CDS encoding nucleoside phosphorylase, which codes for MLLEEFEDVAAVIEPTDRQIIDKGEVCETIILSFNGEILKRLIESEEVYPGGYLKSINGQHPWYIYGQGPSKLAVMLAPIGAPMIVGQLEELAARGFKNFIILGSCGVLDRSIEADKIILPAAALRDEGTSYHYAPPGDEVAYDESLLIELEAIFDKHNIEHIRTKSWTTDAFYRETPDKVKRRLAAGAKVVDMEASAIMAWSQFRKSKVYQFFYTADYVDHHNRTWDARHEERTADAMTFFTIALTIAKELER
- a CDS encoding dihydrofolate reductase family protein, whose protein sequence is MAVYFYGCITMDGYLADSQHRIDWLHQLGSVEDTGYDDFYRQMDITIMGKRTFEEIQDLQDVESFYQATENYVFTHDRHLPVSNYQPVAGDVVDFIHQIDKGKNVFVIGGNSLVGPLMDADLFDHLIIQIAPLILGKGVPLFTQEEGQRFYQLDSLRQFGPFAELVFSRKSQK